In Pseudomonadota bacterium, the following are encoded in one genomic region:
- a CDS encoding insulinase family protein translates to MNRHTRVVFALALAVSLAATAAGADKPASKASVGGELELPHQAHTLDNGLQVLLHEDHRLPLVAVSIWYHVGAFHEAPGRTGFAHLFEHMMFQGSAHVADDQHISLVQQIGGTGVNGTTSFDRTNYIETVPTHHLETVFWLESDRMGFLLPELTAEKLETQRQVVKNERRQSVETQPYGIAEERLWQALFPLPHSYYGRVIGSMQDLNAATLQDVRDFFVTWYAPSNATLVVAGDIEPRATLRLIRKYFGTLPARPRPKPPKVASVRLDREVVIEHEEEVGQLARVMVGWHSPAFFAPGDADADLLASLLSVGRSSRLQARLVHELQLAQSANASQESLGSQSVFSIEATARPGVKAERLLEEIDTILDSVRNGDLSQSEIKRAAARFETAFITDLQRLGGFRGRAEQLQRYNHFLGDPDYLARDLARYRNVSVQSLTDFVRKQLPKKRRAVLFARPKMHSAQPTQAEPGQAPSPPGDH, encoded by the coding sequence ATGAATAGGCACACTCGGGTTGTGTTCGCCCTCGCCCTCGCAGTTTCGCTTGCCGCCACAGCTGCCGGTGCCGACAAGCCCGCCAGCAAGGCGTCGGTCGGCGGGGAGCTCGAGTTGCCCCATCAGGCCCATACACTCGACAACGGCCTCCAAGTCCTGCTGCACGAAGACCACCGGCTTCCGTTGGTGGCCGTGAGCATCTGGTATCATGTTGGCGCTTTTCATGAGGCCCCGGGGCGCACGGGGTTTGCTCATCTATTCGAACACATGATGTTTCAGGGCTCCGCCCACGTCGCCGACGATCAACACATCTCCTTGGTGCAGCAGATCGGCGGCACGGGCGTGAACGGAACGACCTCCTTCGATCGAACCAACTACATCGAGACCGTTCCTACCCATCATCTGGAGACGGTGTTCTGGTTGGAAAGCGACCGCATGGGGTTTCTGCTACCCGAGCTCACGGCGGAGAAGCTCGAGACGCAGCGTCAAGTGGTGAAAAACGAACGACGCCAAAGCGTCGAGACTCAACCTTACGGCATCGCCGAAGAAAGGCTGTGGCAGGCGTTGTTTCCGCTGCCACACTCGTATTACGGCCGTGTGATCGGGTCGATGCAGGACCTGAACGCGGCCACCCTGCAGGATGTGCGCGACTTCTTCGTCACCTGGTACGCGCCGTCGAACGCTACCCTGGTGGTCGCGGGGGATATCGAGCCACGAGCGACCCTGAGACTGATCCGCAAGTACTTCGGAACACTGCCCGCGCGCCCCAGGCCCAAGCCGCCCAAGGTAGCCTCCGTGCGTCTCGATCGCGAGGTCGTCATCGAGCACGAGGAGGAGGTGGGACAGCTGGCAAGGGTCATGGTGGGCTGGCACTCACCGGCGTTTTTCGCGCCGGGAGACGCGGACGCGGACCTGCTTGCTTCCCTGCTGAGCGTGGGGCGATCGAGTCGACTGCAGGCACGGCTGGTTCACGAGCTTCAGCTCGCGCAGAGCGCCAACGCCAGCCAGGAGAGCCTGGGAAGCCAGTCGGTATTCAGCATCGAGGCCACCGCCCGACCGGGTGTCAAGGCCGAGCGGCTACTCGAGGAGATCGACACCATCCTGGACTCCGTGCGCAACGGCGATCTCAGCCAGAGCGAAATCAAGCGAGCGGCCGCGCGCTTCGAAACCGCCTTCATCACGGACCTTCAGCGGCTTGGAGGCTTTCGCGGGCGGGCAGAACAACTGCAGCGCTACAACCACTTCCTGGGTGACCCCGACTACCTGGCCCGTGATCTCGCCCGGTACCGCAACGTAAGCGTCCAGTCGCTGACGGATTTCGTCCGCAAGCAGCTCCCAAAGAAGCGGCGGGCGGTCCTGTTCGCGCGACCGAAGATGCACTCGGCTCAGCCGACGCAAGCTGAGCCAGGACAAGCCCCGTCGCCCCCCGGGGACCACTGA
- the mltG gene encoding endolytic transglycosylase MltG: protein MPARPSQTGAHRRLRRALGLAALLVAATLLAALGWLVLIFPNQTGPGRGTIVAVRMAADASLPHVSSALGREGAVVRPRVWSAYAALLGSADRLRRGKTVLLRDNMTPRQILQRLARGYGVAPVRVAVPEGLNRFDIARLLERWGLCRRSAFLAASKDPALLNELGIPAATAEGYLFPDTYELHEKLSPREIARRMVRNGQRRIGRLLAEGGRGDLAQLQGKLGWRLHEVLTLASIVEKEARIRSEQALIAGVFVNRLSKPGFAPRRLQADPTVAYGCVSTPESSPACARFDGRRVSRAMLADSHNPFNTYRHEGLPPGPIANPGLSALRATLQPAEHDYYYFVARGDGHHEFSVTLAEHNAAVDAYRRRAR, encoded by the coding sequence ATGCCAGCACGCCCGAGCCAAACGGGGGCACATCGTAGGTTGCGCAGGGCCCTGGGCCTGGCTGCGTTGCTGGTAGCCGCGACCCTGCTCGCGGCTCTGGGTTGGCTGGTCCTGATCTTCCCGAACCAGACCGGACCGGGACGGGGAACCATCGTGGCGGTGCGGATGGCAGCAGACGCGAGCCTTCCTCATGTTTCGAGCGCGCTGGGCCGTGAGGGAGCCGTTGTCCGACCTCGGGTTTGGTCGGCGTACGCCGCCCTGCTGGGAAGCGCAGACCGACTCCGGCGCGGCAAGACCGTTCTGCTGCGAGACAACATGACCCCGCGGCAAATCCTACAGCGGTTGGCCCGAGGCTACGGTGTGGCTCCCGTGCGTGTCGCGGTTCCGGAGGGACTCAATCGCTTCGATATCGCGCGCTTGCTCGAGCGCTGGGGGTTGTGCCGGCGCAGCGCGTTCCTCGCAGCCAGCAAAGACCCGGCGCTGCTGAATGAGCTCGGCATCCCCGCCGCAACTGCCGAGGGCTACCTGTTTCCCGACACGTACGAGCTGCACGAGAAGCTAAGCCCAAGGGAAATCGCGCGGCGCATGGTCCGCAACGGCCAGAGGCGGATCGGACGACTGCTGGCCGAGGGAGGCCGAGGCGACCTGGCCCAGCTTCAAGGCAAGCTTGGATGGCGCCTGCACGAAGTGCTCACCCTGGCATCCATCGTGGAGAAGGAGGCCAGAATTCGCAGCGAGCAGGCGCTCATCGCAGGCGTCTTCGTCAACAGACTGAGCAAGCCGGGCTTTGCGCCGCGTCGATTGCAGGCCGACCCCACCGTGGCCTATGGCTGCGTATCCACGCCCGAAAGCAGCCCGGCATGTGCCCGTTTCGATGGTAGGCGCGTCAGCCGTGCGATGCTCGCAGACTCCCACAACCCGTTCAACACCTACCGTCACGAGGGGCTGCCTCCCGGCCCCATCGCAAACCCGGGCCTGTCGGCGCTCCGCGCCACACTCCAACCGGCGGAGCACGATTACTACTACTTCGTAGCCCGCGGAGACGGCCACCACGAGTTCAGCGTCACGCTGGCGGAGCACAACGCAGCCGTGGACGCATATCGCCGCCGCGCCCGCTGA
- the ruvX gene encoding Holliday junction resolvase RuvX, with protein MRSLGVDPGRRRVGLALSDSELGLALPHRTLQVADTAEAAKLIAAEARLQAVGEIVVGLPLRLGGAEGPSSQRARRIAAMVQAETGLDTVLWDERLSTAAAQRSLDEVGARGTKRRKLVDQVAAAWLLQSYLDSKSEPGDGQRSTACKDRDASTPEPNGGTS; from the coding sequence ATGCGAAGCTTGGGTGTCGACCCGGGACGCCGGCGGGTGGGCCTGGCCCTGAGCGACAGCGAGCTCGGTCTCGCGCTGCCGCACCGCACCCTGCAGGTCGCCGATACGGCTGAAGCGGCCAAGCTGATTGCGGCCGAAGCACGGCTGCAGGCCGTGGGGGAGATCGTGGTGGGCCTTCCGCTTCGCCTGGGCGGCGCCGAAGGTCCGTCGTCCCAACGTGCTCGCCGAATCGCAGCCATGGTGCAGGCCGAAACTGGCCTCGACACCGTGCTGTGGGATGAGCGGCTTTCGACCGCGGCAGCCCAGCGCTCGCTCGATGAGGTTGGAGCGCGCGGTACAAAACGACGTAAGCTGGTCGACCAAGTAGCGGCCGCCTGGCTGCTCCAGAGCTACCTTGATTCCAAGAGCGAGCCCGGCGATGGGCAAAGGAGCACAGCGTGCAAAGACCGTGATGCCAGCACGCCCGAGCCAAACGGGGGCACATCGTAG
- a CDS encoding TetR/AcrR family transcriptional regulator gives MNGTNTTEGRVEPQPADPATLAGAHAKSGSQKRRRDPQDSQRRILQAAEQAFARRGFEGARLRDIAHTAGVHHALVHHYYEDKEGLFRAVLESALQQVSAPAPPRPAPVSDLGDALDMLVDFATNFFSSHRNLTLIMDAAYRDPGSTAHRVVSCAYDQRVRPLFGRFVDRIKSAQQHGLLRDDIDAQQLLVLTLGVVAYRFQSGTAAQVLHEDNFQDPSESKRTLVDFLARALMPQRSGVGSLQARDTQ, from the coding sequence ATGAACGGCACAAACACCACGGAGGGGCGAGTCGAACCACAGCCCGCGGATCCGGCCACGTTGGCCGGAGCGCACGCCAAGAGCGGCAGTCAGAAGCGGCGCCGCGATCCGCAGGATTCCCAGCGTCGCATCCTGCAGGCGGCGGAGCAGGCGTTCGCCCGGCGAGGCTTCGAAGGCGCCCGGCTGCGAGATATCGCACACACAGCAGGCGTGCACCACGCGCTCGTGCATCACTACTACGAGGACAAGGAAGGCCTTTTCCGCGCGGTGCTGGAGAGCGCCCTGCAGCAGGTCTCTGCCCCGGCTCCCCCGCGTCCGGCCCCGGTGAGCGATCTGGGTGATGCACTGGACATGCTGGTCGATTTCGCAACCAACTTTTTCAGCTCGCACCGCAATCTGACGCTGATCATGGATGCGGCCTACCGCGATCCGGGCTCCACCGCCCACCGCGTGGTAAGCTGCGCCTACGATCAGCGGGTCAGACCGCTCTTCGGCAGGTTCGTGGATCGGATCAAGAGCGCGCAGCAGCACGGCTTGCTGCGTGACGACATTGATGCCCAGCAGCTGCTGGTCCTGACACTCGGAGTGGTGGCGTATCGATTTCAGAGCGGCACCGCAGCGCAGGTGCTCCACGAAGACAACTTCCAAGACCCCTCGGAAAGCAAGCGCACGCTTGTTGATTTCCTGGCGCGAGCGCTCATGCCGCAACGTTCAGGTGTTGGTTCCCTGCAGGCCCGGGATACGCAGTGA